GTAAAGTTTTAACCGATGATGGGAGAAATAAAGAAAATTATGAGTTGAATTCCCCTGTCTTGGGTCTTCATATTGGAGCTATGCTTTGGCACGAGATGTTCGATTTTTCTCAAGATTGTGTCTTGATGGTTCTTGCCAGCGATTTTTATGATGAATCAGATTATGTTAGAGATTATTCAGAGTTTATCGCTAAAATTAAAAAAACATGATATCATTTCTTGATCTTAAAAAAATAAATTCACAATATCAAAGTGAATTGAAGGAAGCGTTTCAGAGGGTACTTGAGTCCGGATGGTATATTTTGGGCGAAGAAGTTGCTTTGTTTGAAAATGAATTCGCTAAATACTGTGGCGTGAAACACTGTGTTGGTGTGGCAAATGGCTTAGACGCCCTTACACTAATTTTTAGGGCTTATAAAGAAATGGGAAAAATTAGAGATGGGGATGAGGTGATAGTCCCTGCAAATACTTATATAGCAAGCATTTTATCAATTACTGAAAATAATTTAA
The DNA window shown above is from Myxococcales bacterium and carries:
- a CDS encoding WxcM-like domain-containing protein, which gives rise to MNQKMIKLKCHVNDKGSLISLESGKNIPFDIKRVYYIFGVKDEVRRGFHAHKSLDQVLVCTSGSCKVLTDDGRNKENYELNSPVLGLHIGAMLWHEMFDFSQDCVLMVLASDFYDESDYVRDYSEFIAKIKKT
- a CDS encoding aminotransferase — encoded protein: MISFLDLKKINSQYQSELKEAFQRVLESGWYILGEEVALFENEFAKYCGVKHCVGVANGLDALTLIFRAYKEMGKIRDGDEVIVPANTYIASILSITENNLTPIFVEPDINTYNIDVKRIEENITFKTKAILPVHLYGQAVEMDFINTLAKKYGLIVIEDS